The following is a genomic window from Solanum stenotomum isolate F172 chromosome 4, ASM1918654v1, whole genome shotgun sequence.
gcCAATCCATTCATATAAGCACCCTGGTCAACGGACCACATTGAAGTATTTGGTTGAATAGGCTGCATATACTGGCCACTGTTATTGGCAATAGTTGAAGGTGGCCTTACACTAGCATGCAAAGCACTCGGCATGATCAATTCATCAAGTGCAGCTGAAGATGAGCCCATCTCATCTCCTAGACAAGCAGAGGATATGCTAATGCCAGGAGGAACCTTGGCAGCACCAACACAAGAAACAGGAACTTCCGTGGTCGTCATGTTTGAAGCGCTTCCATTGACATGCTTTTCTGCCACAGATGGCTTAAAGACAATTACCTCATCTTCTTCCTCACACTCCACATACAATTGTTGCTTTGGCTGCGGAGCTCCTACAGTTAACTGCCTTGCAGCTGGATTCTCCAGCTCAATACCACTTAATTTGGGAACTTCCATGGCGCAACCATGTACATAATCATCAGATACTTGGGGCTCAATGCCAATGATGAATTTCTTTGCCGTGCTGTCAAAATATATTCCCTCTTCTCCAACACGGACCACACTAGCAAGAGCCTTTCCTGCTGCTATTATCCTCTGGAGACGTGATTTCTTCTCTTTGATGCCACCATCACCACCAAAAGAATGCTTCCTTGAAAAATCAAGGATAAGTTGTGCCGGAAGAAGAGGTAGAAATCCTCTCAGTTCGAAATCCTCAGGCAATGCAAGACGATTACCACTTTCTCCTTCATCATACCTGCTCATATTGAAAAAGCACATTTCATCCTTGTCGTCATCAACAAACTTGAACCCGCTGGACAATAGCTTATTAAAGAAAGCAATACAGTTTTTCCAAAAAAACGATCTAGCTGTCATTTGTTTCTCTTCTGGTTCATTGCCAAGTGCAACATCTTGATGGCATGCCAACCACTCCACAAACACCAAAACACCAGGCAAAAGGAAGCTTGTTGTGGGATCATTTAATTGGACGCATCTCTCAACAACATGACCCATGAATTCAAAAACAGCAGTAAACGAATTCTGTAGAAGAACAGATCTCTGTAAGATCTCAGCATATGACTGATTTTCACTTTCTCTGTTCACATTATGAACAGTGAATATCAGGATAGCCACAAGCCTCACAATAGCCTGTCTACAGTCGGCAGCGTCCGAACCAAAATTATACTTCTCATCAGGCCCAGAAGAGAGAAGCTCAAGCAGATCATTCTTAACCACCAACTGCACTTCTCCAAAAGTCTCCAAGCTGGTTAAACATGGCAAAAGTACAACATCAGCATATTGTTATATTATAGCCAAATAGCAGAGATTCAATTAGAGTACGGACAGGAAAATACCTAGTGCGAGTGAAAAGAATGCCATTTAGTCGAACATATCTCGTGGTGAAGGTTTTGAAGATGTCTGACATACTAGAAGCTTTTTCCTGAACAGAGATTGCTTCAACCTTATCATCTTTCATCGGTTGCCTTGTTTCTCCTTTGCCTCTTCCTTTTCCAGTCGTGCGAAGAGGTACTGCCTTGGTGGAGGAAACTTTAGTATCCCCCAGCATATTGGTGTAACACTGACGGTTCTGCCAAAAGATGACACAGAAGTCACTGTTTACAAATTTTACAAGGACCAATAACATCTCAgataagtaaatatattttgCATTAGGGCTAAAGGAAACCCAAAACTGATGGGTTGCACACCTCCTTGGTGATTCATATTAATAGCTAACATGTATTCATATTAATAGAGTTCAACTTTTccaataaaatgaaagaaaaggtTCTCCACATATTCTGGTAAAGGTTGCACTATCAAACATACTGGAAAAACTGTCCAAATCACAGTAAAATATAGAAATCAAAGTTccttcacaattttattttattttaatttttttgatgacaagggaaaaccGCAGCCGCTGCCCTTTGGATGCGACGAGAGGCATGTATGTGACAAGTTCCTTCCCCATTTCTTGTTCAGAATTACAAAAACAATACACATGTATGTGACAATTTTACTAGAGGCATATTCTGATAAGGCCACAAGTAACGATCATAATACAAGGTATAGTACAGCTCTATGTATATAGATTACAATTAAAAATTCTCCAAGCAACGACCAACTTCACCTGTTCACCACCTGTCTATGGTTTGCTTTTACATAAAACTTCAATACTGTCCGCTATTAGAACAGTAATGGTACAACATCATTAGCTTTTACCAAAATCATTTATGGTAATGAACCACAAGAAGCACAATACTACTACAAGATGTTGCAATGGCATCTCACAGTTCTAACATAGACACACAAAAGAGAGATATATGACTTTTTTATACAAGTagaagagatatatatgacataATTCAAGTCATTCTAAACAACTAATGCTTTTAAACCTTTTCCTG
Proteins encoded in this region:
- the LOC125861765 gene encoding nonsense-mediated mRNA decay factor SMG7-like isoform X2, which produces MGDDHPMDSNLDHSSRERVQRLYNKNVELENKRRKAAQARVPSDPSAWQQMRENYETIILEDHVFSEQHEIEYALWQMHYRRIEELRAHFNAAANSSGSTNGKGPPTSGPDRVTKIRTQFKTFLSEATGFYHDLMLKIRAKYGLPLGYNSDDPENQIPSSKDGSKSVELKKGLVSCHRCLIYLGDLARYKGLYGEGDSKARDFAAASSYYLQASSLWPSSGNPHHQLAILASYSNDELVAIYRYFRSLAVEIPFATARDNLIIAFEKNRQCYTNMLGDTKVSSTKAVPLRTTGKGRGKGETRQPMKDDKVEAISVQEKASSMSDIFKTFTTRYVRLNGILFTRTSLETFGEVQLVVKNDLLELLSSGPDEKYNFGSDAADCRQAIVRLVAILIFTVHNVNRESENQSYAEILQRSVLLQNSFTAVFEFMGHVVERCVQLNDPTTSFLLPGVLVFVEWLACHQDVALGNEPEEKQMTARSFFWKNCIAFFNKLLSSGFKFVDDDKDEMCFFNMSRYDEGESGNRLALPEDFELRGFLPLLPAQLILDFSRKHSFGGDGGIKEKKSRLQRIIAAGKALASVVRVGEEGIYFDSTAKKFIIGIEPQVSDDYVHGCAMEVPKLSGIELENPAARQLTVGAPQPKQQLYVECEEEDEVIVFKPSVAEKHVNGSASNMTTTEVPVSCVGAAKVPPGISISSACLGDEMGSSSAALDELIMPSALHASVRPPSTIANNSGQYMQPIQPNTSMWSVDQGAYMNGLASLNLIGSGLTIKSELQDHSGVFPPAPYSIPFPQSLNFSIANNIPAQVPDAAIPTNFSSLSSQIVGIDSMSIKSPSVMSTGIKKNPVGRPGRHLGPPPGFGSVPSKVVDESSSAMTVKSEHSLPPMDDYSWLDGYQLSSSNQSIGFNNSINHSTQNYHSMSKSSSSVGMVSFPFPGKQEQPQQLKSVNQQSVALPQQHQGQSMWERRFFV